From the genome of Phytohabitans rumicis, one region includes:
- the rimP gene encoding ribosome maturation factor RimP has protein sequence MTQRGRTTPPRVSRDRVQAVIEPVVAGAGYELEDLAVSRAGRRHLVRVTVDGDRGVSLDDIADVSRAVSAALDAAEEADGDLLPGEYELEVSSRGVDRPLTLPRHWRRNAGRLVKVTASGRQVTGRIKAVDDERVTLDVDGAIHEVAYADLGPGRVQLEFTHFGEEEIDDEEDEER, from the coding sequence ATGACACAGCGTGGCCGCACCACACCGCCCCGAGTCTCCCGGGACCGGGTGCAGGCCGTGATCGAGCCCGTCGTCGCCGGCGCCGGCTACGAGCTGGAAGACCTCGCCGTCTCCCGGGCCGGCCGCCGGCACCTCGTACGGGTGACCGTCGACGGCGACCGCGGGGTGAGCCTGGACGACATCGCCGACGTGTCCCGGGCCGTGTCCGCGGCGCTCGACGCGGCCGAGGAGGCGGACGGCGACCTGCTGCCCGGCGAGTACGAGCTGGAGGTCAGCTCGCGTGGGGTGGACCGGCCGCTGACCCTGCCCCGGCACTGGCGGCGCAACGCCGGCCGGCTGGTCAAGGTGACCGCCTCGGGTCGGCAGGTCACCGGGCGGATCAAGGCCGTCGACGACGAGCGGGTCACGCTCGACGTGGACGGTGCCATCCACGAGGTGGCCTATGCCGACCTGGGGCCGGGCCGGGTCCAGTTGGAGTTCACCCATTTCGGTGAGGAAGAGATCGACGACGAGGAGGACGAGGAGAGGTGA
- the nusA gene encoding transcription termination factor NusA: MNIDLAALRALEREREIPFDTILAAIETALLTAYRHTEGAEAHARVEIDRKTGAALVYAQELDSDGSVVREWDDTPHDFGRIAAMTAKQVILQRLREATDEVHFGEYVGRDGDLVTGVVQAHEARSEKGIVTVDLGKLEAVLPHSEQVPGEIYAHGQRIRCVVVHVAKGFRGPQITLSRSHPNLVKKLFALEVPEIADGTVEIAAIAREAGHRTKIAVRSTASGVNAKGACIGPMGQRVRAVMSELHGEKIDIIDWSDDPATFVGNALSPAKALRVEVIDAATRTARVTVPDFQLSLAIGREGQNARLAARLTGWRIDIRPDNEPASTGGPGRSGGSDHATEPGGAVAGA; this comes from the coding sequence GTGAACATCGACCTCGCGGCGCTGCGCGCCCTCGAGCGTGAGCGGGAGATCCCGTTCGACACGATCCTCGCGGCGATCGAGACAGCGCTGCTGACCGCGTACCGCCACACCGAGGGTGCCGAGGCGCACGCCCGGGTGGAGATCGACCGCAAGACCGGGGCCGCGCTGGTGTACGCCCAGGAGCTGGACTCCGACGGCAGCGTCGTCCGGGAGTGGGACGACACGCCGCACGACTTCGGCCGGATCGCCGCGATGACCGCCAAGCAGGTCATCCTCCAGCGGCTGCGCGAGGCCACCGACGAGGTGCACTTCGGCGAGTACGTCGGCCGCGACGGCGACCTGGTCACCGGCGTGGTCCAGGCGCACGAGGCCCGTTCGGAGAAGGGCATCGTCACCGTCGACCTGGGCAAGCTGGAGGCGGTGCTGCCGCACTCCGAGCAGGTGCCGGGCGAGATCTACGCGCACGGTCAGCGGATCCGCTGCGTCGTGGTGCACGTGGCCAAGGGCTTCCGTGGCCCGCAGATCACGTTGTCCCGTTCGCACCCGAATCTGGTGAAGAAGCTCTTCGCGCTGGAGGTGCCGGAGATCGCCGACGGCACGGTCGAGATCGCCGCGATCGCGCGGGAGGCCGGTCACCGTACCAAGATCGCGGTGCGGTCGACGGCGTCCGGCGTGAACGCGAAGGGCGCGTGCATCGGACCGATGGGCCAGCGGGTCCGGGCGGTGATGAGCGAGTTGCACGGCGAAAAGATCGACATCATCGACTGGTCGGACGACCCCGCCACGTTCGTGGGAAACGCGCTGTCACCGGCCAAGGCGCTGCGCGTGGAGGTCATCGACGCGGCGACGCGCACGGCCCGGGTGACCGTGCCGGACTTCCAGCTCTCGCTGGCGATCGGCCGGGAGGGGCAGAACGCCCGCCTCGCCGCCCGGTTGACCGGCTGGCGGATCGACATCCGGCCGGACAACGAGCCGGCGTCCACGGGCGGACCGGGCAGATCCGGTGGTAGCGATCATGCAACGGAGCCAGGCGGAGCGGTCGCCGGGGCATAG
- the rbfA gene encoding 30S ribosome-binding factor RbfA yields the protein MTDPAKVRRHAERVRELVASVVRTQIKDPRLGMITITDARITADLRDATVFYTVLGDAAAQAGTAAALDSAKGMLRSTVGKALGLRHSPTLTFIHDDVQENVKHIDDLLEKARSADAEVQRMAAGAAYAGDANPYVEKDEEEQ from the coding sequence ATGACGGACCCGGCCAAGGTACGCCGGCACGCGGAACGCGTGCGGGAGTTGGTCGCTTCGGTGGTGCGTACCCAGATCAAGGACCCCCGGCTTGGCATGATCACGATTACCGACGCGCGGATCACCGCCGACCTGCGCGACGCCACGGTCTTCTACACCGTGCTCGGTGACGCCGCCGCCCAGGCGGGCACCGCCGCCGCGCTCGACAGCGCCAAGGGGATGCTGCGCAGCACGGTGGGCAAGGCGCTCGGGCTGCGGCACTCGCCGACGCTGACGTTCATCCACGACGACGTGCAGGAGAACGTGAAGCACATCGACGATCTGCTGGAGAAGGCCCGCTCGGCGGACGCGGAGGTGCAGCGGATGGCGGCCGGCGCCGCCTACGCGGGGGACGCCAACCCCTACGTCGAGAAGGACGAGGAAGAGCAGTGA
- a CDS encoding DUF503 domain-containing protein — MYTGTAVFDVLLPGDSRSLKAKRSYVRPIVAALRKFEVSAAEVGALDRHGRAEIGVAVVAAEAGHVGDVLDSCERLMAGRPEIELLSVRRRLRGDED, encoded by the coding sequence GTGTACACAGGTACGGCGGTCTTTGATGTGCTGCTCCCGGGTGACTCCCGGTCCCTGAAGGCGAAGCGGTCGTACGTGCGGCCGATCGTGGCGGCGTTGCGCAAGTTCGAGGTGTCGGCGGCCGAGGTGGGGGCGCTGGACCGGCACGGGCGTGCCGAGATCGGGGTCGCGGTGGTGGCCGCGGAGGCCGGTCACGTCGGCGACGTGCTGGATTCCTGCGAGCGCCTGATGGCCGGCCGGCCCGAGATCGAACTGCTGTCCGTGAGGCGGCGGCTACGCGGGGACGAGGACTGA
- a CDS encoding YlxR family protein, producing MVRRARPVRTCVGCRRRAPAAELLRVIAVPSEAGHSLTPDPARRLPGRGAHLHPDPACLALAERRRAFGRALRIVGVLDTDGLAEHIRAVATTTDHQIGRGSQRAR from the coding sequence GTGGTACGACGTGCGCGGCCGGTGCGCACCTGTGTGGGTTGCCGGCGGCGGGCGCCGGCCGCTGAGTTGCTGCGGGTCATAGCGGTTCCCAGTGAGGCTGGACACAGCCTCACGCCGGATCCGGCCCGTAGACTGCCGGGTCGGGGAGCGCATCTGCATCCTGATCCGGCTTGCCTCGCGCTGGCGGAGCGGCGCCGTGCCTTCGGGCGGGCGTTGCGCATCGTGGGTGTCCTGGACACCGACGGGCTGGCCGAGCACATCCGTGCGGTAGCCACTACGACCGATCACCAGATCGGCCGAGGGTCGCAAAGAGCAAGGTAG